Proteins encoded within one genomic window of Arachis ipaensis cultivar K30076 chromosome B08, Araip1.1, whole genome shotgun sequence:
- the LOC107614477 gene encoding uncharacterized protein LOC107614477: MATSSSQIACLLSSSFHSNSYLFLPTRTRSLPLSLTPVSHNLIQTKRFIIFHDPPILISHRSSRVRPTTLSAGAEDIVPSDSTAVDAAKELVSSNDDGVSTVISALLFIAFIGLSILTIGVIYLAVTDFLQKREKDKFEKEEAANKSGKKKKKKVVRSRAGPRGFGQKIDEDEDDD, from the exons ATGGCTACCTCATCATCACAGATTGCATGCTTACTCTCTTCTAGTTTTCACTCCAACTCCTACTTGTTTCTTCCAACTAGAACTAGGTCCCTTCCATTGTCTCTAACACCTGTCTCACACAACCTTATCCAAACAAAAAGATTCATCATTTTTCACGACCCACCAATTCTAATCTCTCACAGAAGTAGTAGAGTTAGGCCAACTACTCTTTCTGCTGGTGCTGAAGATATTGTACCTTCGGATTCAACTGCGGTTGATGCTGCCAAGGAATTGGTCTCCAGCAATGATGATGGGGTGTCCACAGTTATTTCAGcacttctcttcattgctttcattGGGCTATCAATACTTACTATTGGG GTTATCTATTTGGCAGTGACGGATTTCTTGCAGAAAAGAGAGAAGGACAAGTTTGAGAAGGAAGAAGCGGCTAACAAAagtgggaagaagaagaagaagaaggtggtgAGATCCAGAGCCGGGCCTAGAGGATTTGGACAGAAGattgatgaagatgaagatgatgattaG
- the LOC107614263 gene encoding dnaJ homolog subfamily B member 9 isoform X2, with product MIDFLDKLINMHGCGLTTSLPLPPPLTAPNNFLSQISTQLCLRSLLSIQTQNPSLSFIPTCKYRYTSAFRYGNHGIRNNRGNRPVAMRASRGESPYEILGVSPSATSDEIKRAYRKLALKYHPDVNKEDKAQEKFMRIKHAYNTLINSNSRRKYDFGNRGSDYSYSSSQRSQSRSTQEEEFYGFEDFFKDLQEEFKNWEANAASEGQPKSLWEEIAEIGEEFVEFLEKELSIVDTEADQNNNETTQGGNKSNMSGTGTPDNEAGKGKTSIEDNLDDVEATLAKLKKELGL from the exons ATGATAGATTTTTTGGATAAGCTGATTAACATGCATGGATGTGGATTGACtacttctcttcctcttcctcctcctttgaCTGCACCCAACAACTTCCTTTCTCAAATTAGCACACAACTATGCTTGAGATCCCTTCTTTCCATCCAGACCCAAAACCCGTCACTTTCTTTCATACCCACTTGCAAATATAGATATACAAGTGCTTTCAGATACGGGAATCATGGGATTCGGAACAATCGTGGCAACAGACCAGTGGCTATGAGAGCAAGCCGCGGAGAATCTCCGTACGAGATTCTGGGAGTGTCCCCATCCGCAACTTCCGACGAAATCAAAAGGGCCTATAGGAAACTTGCCCTCAAGTATCACCCTGATGTTAACAAAGAG GATAAGGCGCAGGAGAAGTTTATGAGGATAAAGCATGCATACAATACCCTGATAAATTCTAATTCCCGCAGAAAATATGATTTTGGAAATCGTGGTTCTGATTATTCATATTCCTCTTCTCAAAGAAGCCAAAGTAGGAGCACACaagaagaagaattttatggATTTG AGGACTTTTTTAAAGATCTTCAAGAAGAATTCAAGAACTGGGAAGCTAATGCTGCTTCAGAGGGACAGCCAAAGAGCCTATGGGAGGAAATAGCG GAAATAGGAGAAGAATTTGTGGAGTTTCTTGAGAAAGAACTCAGTATTGTTGATACAGAAGCTGATCAAAATAACAATGAAACAACTCAGGGTGGAAATAAATCTAACATGTCTGGGACAGGCACACCGGATAATGAAGCTGGCAAAGGAAAAACAAGCATTGAGGATAACCTTGATGATGTAGAAGCCACTCTGGCCAAGTTAAAGAAGGAACTAGGCTTATAG
- the LOC107614263 gene encoding dnaJ homolog subfamily B member 9 isoform X1, whose product MIDFLDKLINMHGCGLTTSLPLPPPLTAPNNFLSQISTQLCLRSLLSIQTQNPSLSFIPTCKYRYTSAFRYGNHGIRNNRGNRPVAMRASRGESPYEILGVSPSATSDEIKRAYRKLALKYHPDVNKEDKAQEKFMRIKHAYNTLINSNSRRKYDFGNRGSDYSYSSSQRSQSRSTQEEEFYGFGNFVRDVQITIEDFFKDLQEEFKNWEANAASEGQPKSLWEEIAEIGEEFVEFLEKELSIVDTEADQNNNETTQGGNKSNMSGTGTPDNEAGKGKTSIEDNLDDVEATLAKLKKELGL is encoded by the exons ATGATAGATTTTTTGGATAAGCTGATTAACATGCATGGATGTGGATTGACtacttctcttcctcttcctcctcctttgaCTGCACCCAACAACTTCCTTTCTCAAATTAGCACACAACTATGCTTGAGATCCCTTCTTTCCATCCAGACCCAAAACCCGTCACTTTCTTTCATACCCACTTGCAAATATAGATATACAAGTGCTTTCAGATACGGGAATCATGGGATTCGGAACAATCGTGGCAACAGACCAGTGGCTATGAGAGCAAGCCGCGGAGAATCTCCGTACGAGATTCTGGGAGTGTCCCCATCCGCAACTTCCGACGAAATCAAAAGGGCCTATAGGAAACTTGCCCTCAAGTATCACCCTGATGTTAACAAAGAG GATAAGGCGCAGGAGAAGTTTATGAGGATAAAGCATGCATACAATACCCTGATAAATTCTAATTCCCGCAGAAAATATGATTTTGGAAATCGTGGTTCTGATTATTCATATTCCTCTTCTCAAAGAAGCCAAAGTAGGAGCACACaagaagaagaattttatggATTTG GTAATTTTGTCAGGGATGTTCAAATAACAATAG AGGACTTTTTTAAAGATCTTCAAGAAGAATTCAAGAACTGGGAAGCTAATGCTGCTTCAGAGGGACAGCCAAAGAGCCTATGGGAGGAAATAGCG GAAATAGGAGAAGAATTTGTGGAGTTTCTTGAGAAAGAACTCAGTATTGTTGATACAGAAGCTGATCAAAATAACAATGAAACAACTCAGGGTGGAAATAAATCTAACATGTCTGGGACAGGCACACCGGATAATGAAGCTGGCAAAGGAAAAACAAGCATTGAGGATAACCTTGATGATGTAGAAGCCACTCTGGCCAAGTTAAAGAAGGAACTAGGCTTATAG
- the LOC107614257 gene encoding transcription factor PCL1-like, translating into MGEEVKIADYPGGGADDERVSEWELGLPSPADLPPLSQALIPPELASAFSISPEPYRTLLDVNRASQDTISAIRGGASQAFSSSNFQLDDRATVFEPDATAFADEELEPDRDGSGSDSRKLRKIDSAAEEADSAAPPANDDPSARSMKRPRLVWTPQLHKRFVDVVAHLGIKNAVPKTIMQLMNVEGLTRENVASHLQKYRLYLKRMQGLSNEGPSSSDQLFASTPVPQSLHESGGAGGSAGHSHGNGHLPVPIPLPYPAPPAMMPMPMLGMPPMSMAVGNHHGFNPLAQQRDWSGANKFGSVVSYPQSHSQGVTPSDK; encoded by the coding sequence atgggAGAAGAGGTTAAGATCGCCGACTACCCAGGCGGCGGCGCCGACGACGAGCGCGTTTCCGAGTGGGAGCTTGGCCTCCCCTCTCCCGCCGACCTTCCGCCTCTCTCTCAGGCCCTGATCCCGCCGGAGCTTGCCTCCGCCTTCAGCATCTCCCCGGAGCCCTACCGGACTCTTCTCGACGTCAACCGCGCCTCGCAGGACACCATCTCCGCAATTCGCGGCGGCGCCTCCCAGGCCTTCTCCTCCAGCAATTTCCAACTCGACGACCGCGCCACCGTGTTTGAGCCCGACGCCACGGCGTTTGCCGATGAGGAATTAGAGCCCGATCGAGATGGCTCCGGCTCTGATTCCAGGAAGCTCCGGAAGATCGACAGCGCCGCCGAGGAGGCCGATTCGGCAGCGCCACCGGCCAACGACGATCCTTCCGCCCGGTCAATGAAGCGGCCGCGCCTCGTGTGGACGCCTCAGCTTCACAAGCGCTTCGTAGACGTGGTAGCGCACCTCGGAATCAAGAACGCGGTTCCGAAGACGATTATGCAGCTAATGAACGTAGAAGGATTGACTCGCGAGAACGTTGCGAGCCACCTTCAGAAATATCGCCTTTACTTGAAGCGAATGCAAGGGTTGTCCAACGAAGGTCCTTCTTCTTCTGATCAGTTGTTCGCGTCGACTCCTGTGCCGCAGAGCTTGCACGAGTCCGGCGGTGCTGGCGGAAGCGCGGGGCATTCCCATGGAAACGGACACCTTCCGGTTCCAATTCCGTTGCCGTATCCAGCTCCTCCGGCGATGATGCCAATGCCGATGCTCGGGATGCCTCCGATGAGTATGGCCGTAGGGAACCACCACGGATTCAACCCGTTGGCGCAGCAACGGGATTGGTCCGGTGCGAATAAATTTGGTTCCGTTGTTTCGTACCCTCAGAGTCACAGTCAGGGCGTCACTCCTAGTGATAAATGA
- the LOC107612820 gene encoding pumilio homolog 2, which produces MLSEFGRRQMLGGNEGSFGDELEKEIGMCLREQRRQEADDLERELNIYRSGSAPPTVEGSLSAVGGLFGGNGAGAGAGEASAAAFSEFSRTKNGNGFASEEEMRSDPAYLSYYYSNVNLNPRLPPPLMSKEDWRFTQRLKSGASALGGIGDRRKVSRTDDNGGRSLLATPPGFNLRKQENEVDNEKMRGSSEWGGDGLIGLPGLGLGTKQKSLAEIFQDDMGRSTPVSGFPSRPASRNAYDENADTISAAEAELAHLRRDSSAADALRSGSNLQGSSSVQNIGSQSSYTYAAALGSSMSRSTTPDPQHLARAPSPCPTPIGGGRVAAAEKRGITSPDAYNGVTTGSESADIVAALSGMNLSADDVLDGDNHFQSQVESEVDNHRRYLFGMQGGQDHGKQHAYLKKSESGHLQKSSYPESVKSSVTGSDINNLAFDRHIDQQKSGVPSNKSYFKGSPTSPFSSGGGMPVQYQPLDGTNPSFTNYGMSGYAGNPALASLMANQLGTANLPPLLENVAAASAMGSPGLDSRVLGGGLPSGVASPADMHSHGRLANQIAGGALQSPFIDPGYLQYMRTSDYAAAQLAALNDPSMDRNYLGNSYVNMLELQKAYLGTVLSPQKSQYNVPLGGKSGGSNHHGYYGNSPYGVGLSYPGSPLANSLSNSPAGSGSPIRHNDLNMRFASGIRNLTGVMGGWHLDAGNVDEGIASSLLEEFKSNKTKCFELAEIAGHVVDFSADQYGSRFIQQKLETATAEEKNMVYQEIMPQAVTLMTDVFGNYVVQKFFEHGLASQRRELANKLFGNVLNLSLQMYGCRVIQKAIEVVDLDQKIKMVQELDGNVMRCVRDQNGNHVIQKCIECVPEDAINFIVSTFFGQVVTLSTHPYGCRVIQRVLEHCNDPNTQQKVMDEILGAVSMLAQDQYGNYVVQHVLEHGKPDERSAIIKELAGKIVQMSQQKFASNVVEKCLTFGGPSERQLLVNEMLGTTDENEPLQAMMKDQFANYVVQKVLETCDDQQRELILSRIKVHLNALKKYTYGKHIVARVEKLVAAGERRIAAQSPHPAA; this is translated from the exons ATGTTATCCGAATTCGGAAGGAGGCAGATGCTTGGTGGTAACGAGGGTTCCTTTGGAGATGAATTGGAAAAGGAGATTGGGATGTGCCTTCGTGAGCAACGAAGGCAAGAGGCTGATGATCTTGAAAGGGAACTCAATATATATAGAAGTGGATCAGCGCCTCCAACTGTTGAGGGTTCTTTGAGTGCAGTTGGAGGGTTATTTGGTGGTAATGGCGCAGGTGCAGGAGCGGGTGAAGCTTCTGCTGCTGCCTTTTCGGAGTTTTCCAGGACTAAGAATGGCAATGGTTTTGCTTCTGAGGAAGAGATGAGGTCTGATCCTGCTTATCTATCGTACTATTACTCGAATGTTAATTTGAATCCTCGACTTCCGCCTCCTTTGATGTCCAAGGAGGATTGGAGGTTCACACAGAGGCTAAAAAGTGGAGCTTCGGCTCTGGGAGGAATTGGAGATAGGAGGAAAGTGAGCAGGACTGATGATAATGGTGGTAGATCTTTGCTTGCAACACCACCGGGTTTTAACTTAAGGAAACAAGAAAATGAGGTGGATAACGAAAAAATGAGAGGCTCTTCTGAGTGGGGTGGTGATGGACTCATTGGTTTGCCTGGCCTGGGACTTGGGACCAAACAAAAGAGCCTTGCAGAAATTTTTCAG GATGATATGGGGCGCAGCACACCCGTTAGTGGCTTTCCTTCTCGTCCAGCCAGCCGTAATGCATATGATGAGAATGCTGATACCATAAGTGCTGCTGAAGCAGAACTTGCTCATTTACGGCGTGATTCTTCTGCCGCTGATGCTTTAAGATCTGGATCAAATCTTCAGGGGTCATCTTCAGTCCAAAATATTGGCTCTCAATCTTCGTATACTTATGCTGCTGCACTAGGTTCTTCCATGTCACGAAGCACTACTCCTGATCCGCAGCATCTAGCTAGGGCTCCCAGTCCATGCCCCACGCCTATCGGTGGTGGGAGAGTTGCTGCCGCTGAGAAGAGAGGCATTACAAGTCCTGATGCATATAATGGTGTTACCACTGGGAGTGAGTCTGCTGATATTGTGGCAGCACTATCTGGCATGAACTTGTCGGCAGATGATGTGCTAGATGGTGATAACCATTTCCAATCACAAGTTGAGTCAGAGGTTGATAATCATCGTAGATATCTTTTCGGTATGCAAGGTGGCCAGGATCATGGCAAGCAGCATGCATATTTAAAAAAGTCTGAATCTGGGCACTTGCAGAAATCATCCTACCCTGAGTCAGTTAAGAGCAGTGTGACTGGATCAGACATCAACAATCTGGCCTTCGATAGACATATTGATCAACAGAAATCTGGTGTTCCTTCCAATAAGTCTTATTTCAAGGGATCACCTACTTCTCCTTTTAGTTCTGGTGGTGGTATGCCAGTTCAATACCAGCCCTTGGATGGTACAAATCCATCATTTACCAACTACGGCATGAGTGGGTATGCTGGAAATCCTGCACTAGCTTCCTTGATGGCTAATCAACTTGGAACTGCTAATCTGCCACCCCTTCTTGAAAACGTTGCTGCAGCTTCAGCAATGGGATCCCCTGGATTGGACTCGAGAGTTCTTGGAGGTGGTTTGCCTTCTGGAGTTGCCTCCCCAGCTGATATGCATAGTCATGGTCGGCTTGCAAATCAAATTGCTGGTGGTGCTCTTCAGTCTCCTTTCATTGATCCCGGGTATCTTCAGTACATGAGGACCTCTGATTATGCGGCAGCACAACTTGCTGCTCTTAATGACCCATCTATGGACAGGAACTACTTAGGTAACTCTTACGTGAATATGCTGGAGCTTCAGAAAGCTTATCTTGGGACGGTGCTTTCTCCTCAGAAGTCGCAATATAATGTTCCACTAGGTGGCAAGTCTGGTGGTTCCAATCATCATGGTTACTATGGAAATTCTCCATATGGTGTCGGCTTGTCTTACCCTGGAAGTCCACTGGCAAATTCTTTATCCAATTCTCCTGCCGGATCTGGCAGTCCTATTAGACACAATGACCTGAATATGCGTTTTGCATCTGGAATAAGGAATTTAACAGGGGTCATGGGAGGTTGGCATCTGGATGCTGGAAACGTGGATGAAGGCATTGCTTCTTCTCTGTTGGAAGAGTTTAAAAGCAATAAAACCAAGTGTTTTGAGCTTGCTGAAATTGCTGGTCATGTCGTTGACTTCAG TGCTGATCAATATGGGAGCCGATTTATTCAACAAAAGCTTGAAACAGCTACTGCGGAAGAAAAAAACATGGTTTATCAGGAAATCATGCCACAAGCTGTTACTTTGATGACTGATGTCTTTGGTAACTATGTTGTTCAAAAG TTTTTTGAGCATGGACTTGCATCCCAGAGAAGGGAATTGGCCAACAAGCTTTTTGGTAATGTTCTGAATCTCAGCCTTCAAATGTATGGTTGTCGTGTCATCCAAAAG GCTATCGAGGTTGTTGATTTAGACCAAAAGATAAAGATGGTTCAAGAGCTTGATGGTAATGTTATGCGCTGTGTTCGAGATCAAAATGGTAACCATGTCATTCAGAAGTGTATAGAATGTGTCCCTGAGGATGCAATCAACTTTATTGTCTCAACTTTTTTTGGCCAAGTTGTGACGTTATCAACCCACCCATATGGTTGCCGGGTGATACAG AGAGTACTGGAGCACTGCAATGACCCTAATACACAACAGAAAGTTATGGATGAGATTTTAGGTGCTGTTAGCATGTTAGCGCAAGATCAGTATGGAAACTACGTCGTCCAG CATGTACTGGAACATGGGAAGCCTGATGAGCGTTCAGCCATTATAAAGGAATTAGCAGGCAAAATAGTTCAAATGAGTCAACAGAAGTTTGCCTCTAACGTTGTCGAAAAATGTTTGACCTTTGGAGGTCCTTCTGAGCGCCAATTACTTGTGAATGAGATGCTTGGAACCACGGATGAAAATGAGCCTCTTCag GCAATGATGAAAGATCAATTTGCAAATTATGTCGTGCAAAAGGTGCTCGAGACTTGTGATGACCAACAGCGTGAGCTAATCCTTTCACGAATTAAAGTCCATTTAAATGCACTGAAGAAGTACACCTATGGAAAGCATATTGTTGCCCGTGTAGAGAAACTTGTTGCTGCCGGAG AAAGGAGAATTGCTGCACAGTCTCCTCATCCTGCTGCTTAG